The DNA region TTGTCTGGTTTTGTAACACACATGGCCAGTGCGTTTCCAACATTTCTTCTTCTAAGTGGCCTGGTACTTCCTTTTTCTTATGCACCTTCTTAAGCTGCTGCAATTCATAGCTGGGGTAATTACAGTcgttacaccccccccccccccggtattGTTCTCTGACAGGATGGATGAGGAGACGTGTGGGTGGCAGTGGAGGGTGATGGGAGGGGAGGCAAGGACAGCGAGCAGCAAACAGCACTGCTAAGTAGGAGAAGTACAATGGCCTGTGAGTCAGAGGGAAACAAGGAGCGAGCAgcgagagaaaaagagaagtatACTGAGAGAAggtcagtgagtgtgtggagGGCCTCTTTTAAATGCCAGAAGAATGAGGAAACTCAGGGATTTTGGGCTCAGGCTATATCTCTGTGTTACAGGTAGGACCTGAGAGGGAGCATCACGacgcagaggagagagggtgggggCGCTGAGCTCAACCGAGTCTCATTATGAAACCGCTCTAAAAGGCATAGTCCTGGAGTTctttgaaagttattgaaatcaCTGTCTCTTGCCTTTTTAGTCATGAGTTCTTCAGCCATTCCAACATCATGATGAGAAATCATCGGCCCCCTGCATCGTCCCAGCGCTGCACCCGCTCTTCTTATCCTCGCTGTCTGAATTACCTGGATCGCCACACGTCCCTCAAGCACAGTTTACTGCAAAGGCACACAACAGTCTTGGACACTGTAGTTTAAACCCTGCAGGTTAAGCAGCTTAAATACAAAAGAATGGAGGCTGTGACAGTAATCCTTGGCATTTGGTATAACTTgatattcttttcttcccctgtAATGCACACTACATTTCGGGCTTTAAGTCTCATTAAAGTGTTCAATGTAAGTATTTCTATTagttacatttttgtatttgtctctttgtctttgaaCAAGGAGCTGCTGCTTTTCGGACTTGGATGTTTTCAGAGCTTAAGGAACACATTGTGAGACAGTTTATATCTTACTCTTTTTTTAGGTGTTCTCTAAAGGATACACCTGATGAACTTAGTGGCCGCTTCGAGCTGAGCTGAGAGGAAACCAACCTGCAGGGAACGCTGGGCTGTATTCTCATTCAAGATCTATTCATAGTAGGTCAGCAGGGGTGGGTGGTTAATACCTGCAGCAGACAGAACAGGTGACTCATTTGATGGTAAGTAGACCACTTAGATAACTGGATACATTTATATTCTATGATACATTTATAGAGACGCAACCTGGCCGGAAAAACTGGTTGAGCCACCCTGACCACCGAGGTACAACTTGTTTCAGCCTTCAAACGAGTTCATCCCTCCATGCAAATGTTTGCTCCAACTCGAAATCGAAACCTGTGGCGTCACACTCCGCAATTAACCCCACCTTAGTTGTTTCAAGATGACATTGATACTGAAATTCTTACTCTGTCTAGTCATGTTTGACAAACCTTTTAAAGACCGTTTTTTATAGTCATTGCTTGTACCGTGTAGGTTTTATTTTCCATGATTACTTGTTTGCCCTTTGATTCCCACACGTTCCTTTATCTAATCTCTGCCTCAGATTAATTCCCTTGTTTTATGATGTCTTTTTTATGTTATCGGTTTTACATGAGAACTGTCGAGGTTGAACCCTGCCTCTTGCCAAGAAGGTCAGGagtgattggctccagcccagGACCTTAGATAAGACACATGATATCTCTATGGATCCACCCATGttgaataaatgataaataaaataaaaagataattacGTACAGTCCTTGTTAATGAGTTACACACTCCAGCAAACCAAATAATACAGTCCTCCACTTCCCTTTCACAGCAGACAGAGATCCCCCGACGAGATTAATGAGAGAATTTTCCTTTCATTCAAAATTAATCAcattagttttgttttgtttttaatgtcaggCTGTTCCTGTCAATCGAGATTTGTTATAAATCACGACTTTGATCAGTTGAAACAAAAGTCTACTCAGACTCACAAAGCTTATGCTCGTTCCTCATCAGTCCTCGATGTGTGAAAGAACAAAGACGTGTCTGCAGAAAACAATCAGAGTCGGGTTGTTTCCAGTCGGAGTTGAGTGTCGTGTCCGATGACAGAGGAAGCAtctatttttttcccttctttttagAGGAAACATATAGCTTCTCTAAACAATACAACAGGAAAGGCTGCTGCACTTCCTCTACGGGACATAATGAGAATTATCACACAACATGAGGCATATAGGGTCTATTGATGAATATTTGCTGCCATAGCGTGAACATTTTTCTGTGGCAATAAATGAACATAGTTATGATGATAGTGTTTATAAGAATTCTATTGATTAATGCTGTGGTGATAATTTGAGGATTTTAAAGTAATGTTGCTTTGGGTTTACGTGGGGAAAAGTAGGTGTTTACACATGTGACAAATATCAACAGGGAAAAAGTTGTATGATGATTAAAGATAATGATTTTTCTAAATTCacagaataaaataatgatgaCAGACATTGAATAATCTGTTCTGCATCTTACTCAGTTTAAACTCTCTTcttctacatttaaaaaagaagcaaaGTGGTATTTTGACAGCAAGAACAAGCTGTGCAGAAGTTTGTGGGTTCTCCATGTTGCTCTGTGCATGCCGTTATTTGCATGCAGATCTGAAACTCTGACTCTCAATGCATCACTGATGTTTGCATTTGGGGATATTTTTTGCTCATTAGTGAAATTGTGCGTCTCTATTGCTCTGTCATTCATTGGAGAGACATCACAGAGCTCACTTTGTGATCAGGGAAATGATTGGTAAATCAACACAATTGCGCCCCTTAGTGGTAGATAGGTAAATCACCTGTGtgcacaatcaatgacatgtgTCAGACATCTCAGTGTGGTCGTTTATTTAACCTGCAGTATAATGTATAATGTGAAACTCGCTGGTAAAGCTGTCATCTACTTAAACGTTTCACCAACATGAacctgtttggtttgtttggatGTAAACTTTTTTGTCACAAACAGAATTTCGCAATCCATTCCCCCCCCCATTGATGAAGGAACTAACCACAGCTCCAAGTTGCACAACTCATTTGTATTGGATCGGTAATCAGAAGCTATAAATCCTCTCAGATCTGCTCCTCACTCAGTTCTCTTGAGAGGCATCTGCAAATTTCAAAGCAGAGCAAACAAAGGGAGCATTGTGTGGAATCATGGGAGGAACTCAAACCATCACACAGATATAAGGTTATTGAAAACACATGGGTGCTCGCAACATGACTTTAACGTCTTGGGAATCCAAAGTTGTGATTTATCCAAAATGAGAAATTATGTTGCAATTGCGCCACAAAACACACGATGGCGCACCACAGCAAGCAGTGTATGTAGGGGCCCAATTTGAACTCTATTTGTGCAGGTGTTTACAAAAGTTTGAAGAATTATTTAAATGGTCATTTCTAACCGTAAAAGCAAAATATGATAATGAAGGCGAATTCAAACTTTACCGTACAGCAGATTACATGGACCAGCTactttaaaacatataaatatgtgaCAGACACATggaattaaataattatataaataataacattgcACTCTTTTTgcatagcacctttcaaaatatagttaaaatgggttttaccagataaaaaagaaaagaaaaaaaagagttaaaagcaatttgaagatcACACAACACTAGagcacagatacagaaataaatataaaataacagatgagaaaagagaaaacattatGAAATGATCATATAGAAGGTAAGTTCACAGCTAAGATAAATCACTATAaaatgtgtaataataataaacaagaaTCCTTAgagttttttttgcatgaaaTAGTGAAAAACTATCCATAAATCAGGTAAACttaatataatttgtattttcaatCAATGAATGTCATGAAGAAAATAGCAACTTTATTTCTATACTTTTTCTCCGCTGTTTTAACCGCACACACAGAAGAGATAAATGAGAGCAGAGGTGTGTCTCCCTTCTGTTCagatccctcctcctcctcctcctcttcctcctcctcctctcagaaaCTCTTCAGCGGTGTTTTCAATACCTCGCCACAGAAACTTCAGCCTCTGCTGCTATAACTCTGCGCTCACACACTTCCACCGGGGCTCGGTGCCATGTTGGATTAAGCTCCGTTAACTTGTGTGATCCGGTCGGTTTTCCTGCAGGAACAATGAGCTGCTGCACATCGAGCGATTAGCGGTAAGTTGGAGTGGACACTTGAATCAAACCACTGAGTAACTACTCGGTTTTAGCGCTGAATCAcaacttctctctctgctgttgtcAGTAAATGTTGCTGCTTATGTTGCGCTGTATTAGTTTTATGTTGTGGTTATTTTGCACTGATCCAGTTAAAAACTAATTGTTTGGATACTCAGTGACCGAAGAGATAAAACCCCAGTTGTTTCCCTTTTGGAATATTACAGTGATTGCTCACAGCTACACGGTGTCATCTTGTAATTGGGGCATTTCACAACAGTGAACACGCACAAAACGATTAGAAGTTGTCTTCACTGCTTGGATCTCTTTTATTTTCGCGCATGTCTCTGCTAGTGTAGCTGCCAGTGTCTTCACTGAACCCCTGTTAATGAGTGAACTCTGGGAATTTGGACACTGCTCTGTGCTCTTTGATACTGATTGGTGTGGCCCTCTTTTGTTTATCCTCAAGGGTGAGAACAGTTCACTGCAGGGCTGCAGTGTTTGCACTGTGACCTGTGGGCTTGAGCAAAGGCGGCGCAGAGAACACGGGGACGGTGCACGACCATGGATTTTGGCAATGATGTGGACCTGTCCAACAATAACATCACCCCTCTGTGGAAACGACGCTCAGACAAGAAACCCCAGGACTCGGGCAAACTCAAGGCGCGACCCCTCAGCTACCACATCAGTGGGGTCATGACCAAGGACTTCCCCTTGGAGGACAACAGGTATTCCCTGACCTCGGGCCAACCTCCAGAGAGGCTGGCGGCCGCACCTCCGTGTTCGGGCAGTAGCATTGCAGTGTTGAAGCACATTCTTAACAAGCCCTCCAGGAAGTCCAGGGTCATTCGAAGCATCAGCATTGGGCACCTCTCGAGCGGACGCTTCTCGCTGTCCAGATTTAGGTCTGAGGACAGCAAATCCGCTTCATTGGACAATAGAAAGCGTAATGGAGACTGTGACGAGGGGAAAAGCAGTAATGAAAAGCGTCTCCTGGACTCCCAGATATGCATCTCCAGTCCTTTCACTCTGAATTCACAGAAGGACCAGATAGCGTTTGGGACAAATTCATCCTCACCCGAAAGTGACCCTCTCAACTGTTCCTCTCCTGACCTATCCCAACACACTGCCAACAGCAACTACAACCACCATGAACTGTGCTCTCTTTCATCCACgtccagctcctctccccctGTCTGCCGCACCCCTACACCTTCCCACAGCTCCACATCCAgcatcccctccctctcttccctcacCTCCTCGGACCCCCCGACCCCACGCTCCCCATCACCGGCAGACAGAGGACATCCAATCCTTAAACAGTCTTCCGCCTCTCCTGCCCTGTCACAGGACAGCAGGcatgcctcttcctcctcgtccatCTTATCCActtcaccctccctctctccgtctatctctccctctccctccatcatcctcagCACCCACAGTCAAGCTGCCCTGAAGATGGGCACCCAGCAGCTCATTCCCAAGGGCTTAGCATCTGATAGTCGCCAGAGCAAGGTGCCTCCCTCTGCGCAGCAAGGCCAAGGTTTGGCTGGTCTACTGGGGTTGGATCATTCCAAGAGAGCCCTGAAATCCCTCAGTATGGTGGAGATTGGACCCTACTTTTCCACCGGCGGGAACCAGGGTGAAGcggcagagggagaaagtgacAGCCCGGGGTCACTCAGGAGAGGCTTGAGGAGTACCTCCTATAGGAAGGCTGTTGTGACTGGAGAAGACTCTGGGGTAGATCCTAAGGTGTCCTGGTTGTCCCATCCTGTTTTCCAAGTGCTAGATGTGGATAATCAAGCCTCACCAAGCAGCCCAGTAACTCCTGGCACTGTAAGCCTCTCCAGCCCTGGAGCAGCCAAACCTGGGTGTCCTAGGACAACTAAGCTTGCCGGTCCTAGGACACCCATACTAACCAGCCCCAGGTTGTTAAAGCTTGCTAGTCCTGTGACAGAAAAGCCTACAATTTCTTGGAAAAATAAGGTGGGTAAGGTGTTTGTCCTGAAACACGGTTGTGGGTAGTGGGGAAGTATAAGACCTTAATGTGTTCTAACCTCTCAACTGACCCTATATAAGTTTTAAGCTACTGATGCACGCAGACAGCCTCCTAATAGCCAGAGTTTTTGCCAtgctttttattgtatttttaaggGGTTTTTCTTGGCTGCATCAGAATAAGATTCCTTGACTCCGTCAATACAAATGTATCTGATtggtttaaatttgaatgtgctCAACGATTGCTTCgacacacactttcaaaatGGGGGAGCATAAGTCCAAAATTGTAAAACTACGACACAGACTAAGTATTGTACAGcaaactgagcagcagcagaggttgGGTCAAGGCCCTTACAAGGAAACAATTGATGTGGTTGTTGGGAGACATGACGTAATGTGACACCAtacgtgcacatgcacactcgtACACACAACGGCTCTGTAATTAGACGGGGGTCAGCGAAGGATGTCCCTAGAAAGGGCATGAACAGGTCATGGACAGGTGACATAGGTACATACTCCTGTTCcattttaagtgtgtgtgaatcCGGCTGGTTTTGCCCAaatcacaaacattttattgttgtgtttccctTCTAGAATCCAAATAAGAAGAACGTTTTGACCAATCAGCGGACATTTGACAGCGAGGGTGAGAAATGGCCATCTGTTTTCATCACCCACTGTTTCCTTCAGTTTAATTGTTTCCCTTTCCTTCTCTTAAACAACAGTATCTGATGGGTCTCTTTGTCAAAATAACGCCCTGTTTCAGAGGAGGAGCTGTATCAGAACTACAAGGAGAAGGCCTTGCACAATGATTCAGATGAGGATGCTGAATCCAGGGAGCCCAGCTCTGATAATGGCATCGTGGTGCAGTACAGACCCATACGCACCTCCTGGAGCCAGCTCAGTGTGGTAagacattacacacaaacacaaacacagctacCATTCCTCTTCTCCCGCTTCTTCTCTATCTCCACATCCAGTTAACAAAAAACCATACAGTGGGACGAACAGTCTGTGCTGTGGCTGGGGAGTTATGGAATTCTAGAGCTCCGAAGAATGCTGTAGGATCCAGTTTAGCCACAGTCCATACCCGTCCTCCCACCGTTCTGTGAATCACTCTTCCCCGGATTCTGTTTATCAAGGAGTACAGGAGCATTTCTTTGAGGAGTTGGAGGATCAGGGAGGCAGACGGGAGGCAGACCCACAGGAAGTCTCGGAAGCACTGATTGGCCTAATGCCAATGTGTTGGCAAACTCTTCACATTTGTCAGGCTGCAAATATGCTCAAGATGTGGCCTCTGGAGAGATGTGTGGTGGCTCTGCATTACATAATATAGTCAGCGATTGGAATGGAATGATAGTTGAATCAAGAGGAGAGATAATTCAGTGCTCTACTTAGGCATTCccatctgtttgtttacttgttgaAAAGAAGAGTGTGGGAGCGAAAAGAGGCAATGGCTGAGATGGGGAGATTTAGGACTCGTTCTTAAATTGCCAGGCGGAGAATAATACACAGACTGACAATCAGTAATGTTAAGTTGGACTGAAGATAGAGAATGTTCACAAAATGTCCGTCAGCGAGATACGATGAATTGAGCAGAGTCCGAATTACACAGATTCTCCTGAAGTAAGCGTTCTTCTCCAGCACAGCTGCTTTACAGCTGTGGGTCAGTTAGTGTGTAATAGTTTTGCCTTTCGTAATTCTAAGGGATTCTTCCTCAGCTTCCATATTCTGTAGGAAATGCTGTCATTAAGTCATTGTCGTAGTGTGACGGGAAATAGGCTTAGTGTCAGCGAAGCCGAGAACCAGATATTCAAGTTGTCATCCTGTGTGGTTTGCCTCTCCAGCATGTCCTCTTTCAACCTGCTCCTCCTTCCTTTAGTTGACCCTGGAATCCCTCTTGTCATTAAGCATATGACGAAATGTCACATCCCAGAAATGTCATGTATCTGGGAATTAGCTGCAGGAGTTCCAGGAGGTGGAGCCGTCTAGGAGCTGCTACTTAACATAGAACAAGTAAACCTACATTCAAGCttcaaatgaataatgaattcGTCTGAATAATGATACATGATTGGTCGAGTTCCAGCCACACCCAGTGACACTGCCGAGCAGGATAAAGTTCAGTTGGCACAGAAGGGTGCATGGaaaactttgaactttgaaGTGATAGTTGTCTTTGCTGTTTTTGGACATTGGAGTTTTATcgaaagagaaaggaggaaagataaataatgaaacagaTGTATTTGTGAGAGGAATAGAAAGGTACAGTGGAGGTTTGTTTGTTCTCAGTGTTGGCCGAGGGCATCAGGGCAGATACTAGCTCCTCCAGGACGCGGTATCAGCCCTTTCTGACCAAAGAAGCATGAGACGGTAATAGAAGTAAGGAAAGGCGGCCTCTCTGGATTTCTGGCTGCATCTGATATCTGTTCAGTTATAATGTAATTTTTCCCAGGTCAGACTATAGGTTATGTGGTGAAGCATTGGAGGGAGGCTTGTTTTCTCATTCTGCTGCCCTTTCAGTCTTTAAAACAACAGGCTGATTAATTCAATAGTTCTCAACAAACTAACCATTCCAAAAGATTTCTTGTTATCTCGAGTCAACATAttaacacgcacacaaacttcACCTCAAACTCTCCTTTTTCGGacaaatttaaatttttaaatTATCACATTAGCCGCCCCATGTTACCTTTTAGTGTTTTGTGGATACAACAAATTCCTGCATTCCTATGTCTATATtcaatgatttgttttccatttatttccTACAACCACTTCATTGACTCCCTATTCAGTGTGGTATGCAAAGTGTTCCTTCCTTTGTGCGTAGACAAAACAGTggcacacacacttgaaaagGCCCAAGTTCaactaaaagaaaaagattgtCCACACATGTCTGACTCTGATTTGAATTTTAAAATCTgtgtatattttctgtttagGTAAAGAAAAATGGTTTGTCCGACCGGATGAGTCTGGAAGAACGCAAAATACAAGAGGTAGGAGTCATATTTCACACTTCTTTGCATAGAAAAAAGTTTGGGCTTCAGGTGCAGCAACATATTCAAGACTAGCCATGCTGGCAGAGTATCGCTGGTCATGGTTGATGTTAATGTAACCAACCCGATACAGGTGTCTctagtgttttcattttggatCCTTCCTCATATATCAACCTCTCCTGAGTCAggacctcgggggggggggggggggggggttaactgAAGCAAAAAGCAACAAAGTCACCTTGTCCTCCCTGTTcctctcccttcttcctccttaGGCCATTTTCGAGGTGATCTC from Platichthys flesus chromosome 4, fPlaFle2.1, whole genome shotgun sequence includes:
- the LOC133951277 gene encoding rho guanine nucleotide exchange factor 26-like is translated as MDFGNDVDLSNNNITPLWKRRSDKKPQDSGKLKARPLSYHISGVMTKDFPLEDNRYSLTSGQPPERLAAAPPCSGSSIAVLKHILNKPSRKSRVIRSISIGHLSSGRFSLSRFRSEDSKSASLDNRKRNGDCDEGKSSNEKRLLDSQICISSPFTLNSQKDQIAFGTNSSSPESDPLNCSSPDLSQHTANSNYNHHELCSLSSTSSSSPPVCRTPTPSHSSTSSIPSLSSLTSSDPPTPRSPSPADRGHPILKQSSASPALSQDSRHASSSSSILSTSPSLSPSISPSPSIILSTHSQAALKMGTQQLIPKGLASDSRQSKVPPSAQQGQGLAGLLGLDHSKRALKSLSMVEIGPYFSTGGNQGEAAEGESDSPGSLRRGLRSTSYRKAVVTGEDSGVDPKVSWLSHPVFQVLDVDNQASPSSPVTPGTVSLSSPGAAKPGCPRTTKLAGPRTPILTSPRLLKLASPVTEKPTISWKNKNPNKKNVLTNQRTFDSEEEELYQNYKEKALHNDSDEDAESREPSSDNGIVVQYRPIRTSWSQLSVVKKNGLSDRMSLEERKIQEAIFEVISSEHSYLHSLEILIRMFKNSEELSEAMTKTERHHLFSNISDVCEASKKFFKELEERHQQNIVIDDISDIVCRHAQSNFDPYITYCSNEVYQQRTLQRLVSKSPGFKEVLTRIESHPDCRNLPMISFLILPMQRITRLPLLMDTICQKTPKDTAQYEECKKALQAVSKVVRKCNEGARTMERTEMMYTINSQLAFKIKPFPLVSSSRWMVKRGELTAFVEDNGIFLKRTQRQQVYFFLFNDVLIVTRKKSEESYTVIDYALRDQIWVGSCQPEDVNLSPVRSHSSMLSSRQPGANHLFSLRFRSNHSGEKVPMILGTELLNERARWISGLGHNVNNRKSEDRINAMQMEVIRTYTAKQPDELSLQVADVVLLSQTVEDGWCEGERLRDGERGWFLAECAEPITCQVTIERNMQRMDRLQGLETNV